TAGGTGTATAGTTTTCTCAATACAATAACTATTCATTTGGgtgtatagttgtgtcaaaTAGGGTATTAACACTGAGATCGTCTGCCACAATAGTAAAACATATATTTGAACTACTATCACTATGCAGTGAAGAGTTTGAATGTTAATAATGTTGTTACACATCTCTCCGGAgttatgtgtatttgtggacACTCACCTCTTGTAGTCCTCTTTGTTGGACTTGGTACAATTGATCCGCTCTATGTATCCCGTCAGACTGCACACTGCCCATGTCTTCTGAGGGAGCAGGAGTAGGCACCAGATTACTGAGCTGGCAAACAGCCTATATCTCTGTAGGTTATCACTGGGGATTCtttgtgtacacactcacacaatgtaAAGATAAAGTAACGTTTTGTAGACTGACCTTTGAACTAGCAACTACTTTTCAACAGAGagacatgaaataaaataaagggACTCGTCTGGGCATGACTATCATATAGAATTAGTAAAAGAACACAGAAAGATCAAGGGTGagggcagggatggattaccaaACGGGCCTAcagggcccaggcccagggttgcatgagctcagggggccacTAAGCCAGAGCATCTGCGTGAAGTTGCTGTTATgcatctcttatttgtggttgaaaatgCACATACgcgcaaagggggggggggcttttacatGTCCATGTCCAGGGGCCCATGGTGTCATAATCTGTGCCTGGGTGAGGATAATACAAAGATCCATGAAAGTTTGGTTTTCTCACCGCGTGAAAGGCACTGCATTCTGAGCACTCTGAGGCCACCACAAATTCTTCCATTTGCCAGCAAGGAGTGGTGACAGGCCTTGTTACTGCAAAACAGAATCAGCACATTCTGTCTAAGTACCACTATATGACTTGATGTAATCCCGTTAGGATAAAGGACAAGGAAAATAAAGCTTCACATTCACATAATTACTATTACACAATGCTCACCTGTTGTCTTGTCATCCATTGAGAGTAACGAGGCCCCAAATACCCTGTAGAGAAACGTGCATTAGAGAGGTTCTATCCATAAAGTTctctaaacttttttttttaaccgcCCGATGAGTCAACGCAATCATCAGGATCTCACCTGAGAGACACAAGGCCCCAGAAAAGCGCGTGGAGGACCAGAATCCTGGGCCTGCAGCACGACGTCGGGATCCGGCAGTCACTCTCCATGATCCCACAACAATTCCTTGCCGGAGGCGCCACGCCTGAGAGTTAGTCTGACATAACTACGACTCTGAAATGTTCCGTTGTAAGAGATAGACTATTTCACCTGAAAGTAGCAGcgtgagggggaaaaaaaattacGTTACCATCCCGTCCAACACAGTATAAACACAAGAGGTCTGACATCCGTGGGTGAAAGCTCACGTTGCCATATTAGAACCAAACACCGAACATGTAACAAGATTCAACCCGTTGACACGTTAATCTCATTTAGCCTAGATTAATTCTTCAGATTGACAACTGGTACTCTGTTAACTCACCTAATCTAGCATTCCCATTTCATACAAAGGCTAACGTTAGGCAAATTCATTGTTTTCATTGTCAACGTTCGCGTGACTAAAGTTATCCAGGAGCCGATGCATTCACCAAGTTACCGTTATCTAACGTGAACTGGCTAATGTTTGGCAACAACATAGGTAACTGCTAGCATGTCCAACGGTGCCAATGCAGGAGGAAGACAACACCATACATAACATTACTCAGATAGTTAGAGAACATCGCCAGCATGTTAACAGTAT
The sequence above is drawn from the Clupea harengus chromosome 19, Ch_v2.0.2, whole genome shotgun sequence genome and encodes:
- the jtb gene encoding protein JTB isoform X2 — protein: MESDCRIPTSCCRPRILVLHALFWGLVSLRVFGASLLSMDDKTTVTRPVTTPCWQMEEFVVASECSECSAFHATWAVCSLTGYIERINCTKSNKEDYKSCRSTLMEEHLFWKFEGAMLGLSVVFALVVVVRQRALDRLASEKVRRQIESI
- the jtb gene encoding protein JTB isoform X1, whose translation is MESDCRIPTSCCRPRILVLHALFWGLVSLRVFGASLLSMDDKTTVTRPVTTPCWQMEEFVVASECSECSAFHAKTWAVCSLTGYIERINCTKSNKEDYKSCRSTLMEEHLFWKFEGAMLGLSVVFALVVVVRQRALDRLASEKVRRQIESI